A genomic stretch from Sulfobacillus thermosulfidooxidans includes:
- a CDS encoding thiolase family protein, protein MLVSRSTEIYLLGGARTPFGTYGGAFRKVDSTELGRIAAEAAIAKVGLMPEAIDFSVIGNVIPSSRDAAYTARHIALSAKVPEHAPALTVNRLCGSGLQAAISAAQSLLLGEGHAALAGGTENMSQAPFHLRNNRFGIKDGPPELTDGLFDVLTDMGCGLGMGMTAENLAEIYQISREDQDAYAALSHHRATKAQRLGRFNEEIIGVPVVIKGKTEMVLHDEHIRPETNVETLARLKPAFKNPGTVTAGNSSGINDGSAMVVLATGDFVAAHGLKPLARLVSYGIAGVDPKIMGIGPVPASRIALEQAGLDIEDVGLVEINEAFASQYLAVEQELQLDREKTNVNGGAIALGHPVGASGARLLLTLALELHHRQQQFGLLSLCIGGGQGIAAVIEAV, encoded by the coding sequence ATGTTAGTATCGCGGTCCACAGAAATTTATCTCTTGGGGGGTGCCAGGACACCTTTTGGCACCTATGGGGGAGCATTTAGGAAGGTGGACTCCACGGAATTAGGGCGGATTGCCGCTGAGGCGGCTATCGCTAAGGTGGGTCTCATGCCCGAGGCGATTGATTTCTCCGTCATTGGCAATGTGATTCCTTCGAGCCGCGATGCGGCTTATACCGCCCGGCATATCGCTTTAAGTGCTAAGGTACCAGAGCATGCGCCAGCGTTAACGGTTAACCGTTTGTGTGGTTCGGGCCTTCAGGCTGCGATATCGGCAGCCCAGTCCTTGTTGTTAGGGGAGGGACATGCCGCGCTGGCTGGCGGAACCGAAAATATGAGTCAAGCTCCTTTTCACTTACGGAATAACCGCTTTGGCATCAAGGACGGACCACCGGAATTGACGGACGGACTTTTTGATGTGTTGACGGACATGGGCTGTGGCCTCGGCATGGGCATGACCGCAGAAAATTTAGCGGAAATATATCAAATTTCTCGCGAAGACCAAGATGCTTATGCCGCCTTGAGTCATCACCGGGCCACAAAAGCACAACGCTTGGGACGTTTCAACGAAGAAATTATAGGTGTACCGGTTGTCATAAAAGGGAAAACTGAAATGGTTTTGCACGATGAACATATTCGTCCAGAGACCAACGTGGAGACATTAGCCCGGCTCAAACCGGCTTTTAAGAATCCGGGGACTGTGACGGCAGGAAATTCCTCGGGAATTAACGACGGTAGTGCGATGGTGGTTCTGGCCACGGGAGATTTTGTCGCCGCCCATGGCCTAAAACCTTTAGCGCGACTTGTGAGTTATGGCATTGCCGGGGTTGATCCCAAGATTATGGGCATTGGACCTGTTCCAGCGTCACGGATTGCTTTAGAACAGGCTGGATTAGATATTGAGGATGTGGGTTTGGTGGAAATTAATGAGGCCTTTGCCTCGCAATATCTCGCGGTAGAACAAGAACTCCAACTGGACCGTGAGAAAACTAATGTGAATGGTGGTGCCATTGCGCTTGGCCATCCCGTGGGCGCGTCAGGTGCCCGGTTGCTTTTGACTTTGGCATTGGAATTACATCATCGCCAACAACAATTTGGACTGTTATCGCTCTGCATTGGAGGAGGCCAGGGGATTGCGGCCGTTATTGAAGCGGTCTAA
- a CDS encoding rhodanese-like domain-containing protein, which translates to MRPLLKRSKTIFGIGVMSVLVSVGAIGIVRPISHHVMGPDSPYGLNGPWRTRLMHYFSDAAIHNAYQLNASTLKALMAHRYRRHQPLLLLDVRQTNGPEGFRQGHIAGAQNIPLQNFGPELSKWVHASPTSPLWHEPIVVMCYDGDGANLVTVILRLFGFHAWNLRGGIGSWNQHMAIWRHNAPVNWPTASGNGKELALTSSPKPGPDRLPAHFVRSVRTIFTRLYHPYPLGYGYPWTIDPGALYAALHSADRPEVIDLRGAEAFRHDHIAGSINIPFETLGQHLNLIHPKGKIVLVSQTLQTASQANTILRLLGYHSYVLKMGMAGWQPATFSGPGSHRFPLVQG; encoded by the coding sequence TTGCGGCCGTTATTGAAGCGGTCTAAAACGATTTTCGGGATCGGTGTCATGAGTGTTCTCGTAAGTGTTGGCGCCATAGGGATTGTTCGGCCTATCTCGCACCATGTCATGGGCCCGGACAGTCCCTATGGGTTAAATGGCCCGTGGCGCACACGCTTGATGCACTATTTTAGCGATGCGGCCATCCATAATGCGTATCAACTGAATGCGTCAACTCTTAAAGCGTTAATGGCTCACCGTTACAGGCGCCATCAACCCTTGCTGTTATTAGACGTGCGGCAAACAAACGGTCCGGAAGGATTTCGGCAAGGACATATTGCGGGGGCTCAAAACATTCCATTGCAAAATTTTGGCCCTGAATTGAGCAAGTGGGTTCATGCGTCGCCCACCTCTCCCTTATGGCACGAACCGATTGTGGTCATGTGTTATGACGGTGATGGAGCCAACCTCGTTACCGTGATTTTGCGACTTTTTGGCTTTCACGCATGGAATTTGCGGGGAGGCATCGGCAGTTGGAATCAGCATATGGCAATCTGGCGGCACAATGCTCCAGTCAATTGGCCCACAGCTTCTGGAAATGGCAAGGAGCTTGCGCTAACCAGTTCTCCAAAGCCCGGACCAGATCGTTTGCCTGCGCATTTCGTGCGCTCTGTGCGCACCATATTCACCCGCCTCTACCATCCCTATCCTTTAGGCTACGGCTATCCTTGGACCATCGATCCAGGAGCTTTGTATGCGGCATTACACAGTGCCGACAGGCCTGAAGTGATTGATTTAAGAGGAGCCGAAGCCTTTCGACACGATCATATTGCTGGGAGTATCAATATTCCTTTTGAGACCCTTGGGCAACACTTGAATCTCATTCATCCTAAGGGAAAAATCGTATTGGTGTCCCAAACTTTGCAAACGGCATCTCAAGCGAATACCATTTTGCGCTTGCTAGGGTATCACAGTTATGTGTTGAAAATGGGCATGGCCGGATGGCAGCCGGCAACCTTTTCTGGGCCAGGCTCCCATCGATTTCCTCTGGTTCAAGGCTAA
- a CDS encoding helicase-associated domain-containing protein: MSTYHSLSLILDGLGPEPLWHMTAFGQYSREFVWETLLDPERIAQVLDTLNKKEGQVLLQFLAEDLAGYHPLSALHRDEKLIEKLNQGFLLFTLTDGYVRPVIPFDFYPAILETLLIDRPLVLTSTVTTPRPPLTNGFEAILPLFHLLSQARKEPLPMTTNGQIYRRNLGKMKKILPATISDDMIDAAMRVGFYYHLLQRGPERTLESSLDVEDFFAHGFSEILSRYLQFALEHGTPFQVFTIALAAMLAPDEWLDTEALLKWAKAQRLPGAYDLYSLSYFLDHLVQLGIWEKHNKFLGRLTNPYYFGWIRHEFEPLSDQTLVIEPTGDVLVPPNTSLSTLWDLDGMAEIKKYDQMRVYHINRHSITTAVLDGWEPDTYLQRLQEMARVPIPGNLEHNIRDWFRQLTRHSVIHATILHSATAEDSFNAERVLGPYIIKRLSPTELIVNRTDLKGITQALDKSGVPLIPIVHELDTDREAKIKVHNPYDYYYEDDAGNSRRHSVQQGNPLGLSRKIRSLVGTGKTVQIRYRPQGRSECEVVRLRPIHIDPIALDGVLDNNQVLTLYLNQIESYEVETS; the protein is encoded by the coding sequence GTGAGCACATACCATTCCTTATCCCTCATTTTGGATGGTTTAGGACCAGAACCTTTATGGCATATGACGGCCTTTGGTCAATATTCAAGGGAATTCGTATGGGAAACTTTATTAGATCCTGAGCGCATTGCACAAGTTCTGGACACCTTAAACAAAAAAGAAGGGCAAGTCTTATTACAATTTCTTGCCGAGGATCTGGCCGGATATCACCCCCTGTCTGCACTTCACCGCGATGAGAAACTCATCGAGAAGTTAAATCAGGGATTTCTTCTGTTTACTCTAACCGATGGCTACGTTAGACCGGTTATTCCTTTTGATTTTTATCCCGCGATTTTAGAGACCTTGTTAATAGACCGTCCCTTAGTTTTAACGAGCACGGTGACAACGCCCAGGCCTCCTTTAACCAACGGCTTTGAAGCCATTTTGCCCCTGTTTCATTTGCTCAGCCAAGCCCGAAAAGAACCATTGCCGATGACCACCAACGGCCAAATCTATCGCCGCAATCTGGGCAAAATGAAAAAAATATTGCCCGCCACGATTTCTGATGACATGATCGATGCAGCTATGCGAGTGGGGTTCTATTATCATCTTCTGCAACGGGGACCAGAGCGAACCTTAGAATCTTCGTTAGATGTCGAAGATTTTTTTGCCCACGGCTTTTCAGAAATTTTGAGCCGGTATCTTCAGTTTGCCCTCGAACACGGCACACCTTTTCAAGTCTTCACCATAGCCCTGGCGGCCATGTTAGCGCCCGACGAATGGCTTGATACGGAAGCCTTGCTAAAATGGGCGAAAGCTCAAAGACTTCCCGGTGCTTATGACCTCTATAGTCTGTCCTATTTTCTCGACCACTTGGTCCAATTAGGCATATGGGAAAAACATAATAAATTCTTAGGGCGGTTAACGAATCCCTACTATTTTGGCTGGATTCGTCATGAATTCGAACCTCTCAGTGATCAAACGCTGGTCATTGAGCCCACCGGTGATGTGCTTGTGCCCCCCAACACGTCCCTATCGACTTTATGGGACCTGGATGGAATGGCCGAGATTAAAAAATATGACCAAATGCGTGTCTACCATATTAATCGCCACAGTATCACGACGGCGGTATTAGACGGCTGGGAGCCCGATACCTATTTACAGCGGCTGCAAGAAATGGCGCGCGTCCCGATTCCTGGCAACTTAGAACATAATATTCGTGATTGGTTTCGGCAACTCACCCGTCATAGTGTCATTCACGCTACCATTCTTCACAGTGCCACCGCGGAAGATTCCTTTAATGCCGAACGGGTGTTAGGTCCATACATCATAAAACGCCTCTCACCCACCGAATTGATTGTGAATCGCACCGATCTGAAAGGAATCACCCAAGCTCTGGACAAATCGGGAGTTCCTCTTATCCCGATTGTTCATGAATTAGATACGGATAGAGAAGCCAAAATAAAAGTCCACAATCCCTATGACTACTATTATGAAGATGATGCGGGAAATAGCCGCCGCCATAGCGTTCAACAAGGAAATCCTTTAGGGCTGAGCCGGAAGATCCGCAGCCTCGTCGGAACGGGCAAAACCGTCCAGATCCGTTACCGGCCACAAGGAAGAAGCGAGTGTGAAGTTGTCCGTTTACGCCCCATTCACATTGATCCTATTGCTTTAGACGGCGTCCTCGATAATAATCAGGTCTTAACCTTGTATTTGAACCAAATCGAAAGTTATGAGGTTGAGACGTCATGA